The Rosa chinensis cultivar Old Blush chromosome 7, RchiOBHm-V2, whole genome shotgun sequence DNA segment ATATAACTTTGAGAGAAGTTATATTCTAAGCATCTCAAAATTTGAGTAAATAAATATGAGGTGTATATTCTTGCTACCAAGTTATTTTAGATTGAGACACCCTGCAGCATCCAAAAGCTCCCCAAGTCTTTTTGCTGCAGAAGCCAAAGTATGATCACTTTTACAGAAAGCAAACCTGATGTATCTATCCTGGTAGTTATAACTATCCTGAGAAAGTTTCTCCACAGATGAGTCTGCATGAAAAAATCCACATCCTGGCACAGCCACTACCCCTGCCTGTTGTATTAACTTTCTAACATACTCTACCTGAAAACACATGAACCTTATCATTAAACTACTAGAATGAGTACAGCATGCAAGTAGCATGGAGGCTTGCAAATAACCCTGACAAaagaattgattttttttctataacATTGCAACGACATAGAAGACAAGCATACATCAGAAAGTGGGCAATTTTCAGGTATCTCTGCAAATAAAAAGAATGCACCCTGAGGCTTGAAATGAATCTTGAATCCAATTCTGGCAAGTAAATTGACGATGTAGTCTCTCCTTGATTCATAATCCTGAGCATAATAGAGATTACTATGAATAATGGAAAGTCATTATCAGTTGCATGACAAACAAATAATTAAACTACTATACTTTCCATGAAAATCACAAAAGTAAGGACCTTACACTTCTCAATGATTCAAAGTATTCAGGGGGACTTCTCAAAGCAGTCAAGGCAGCTTCTTGGAAAGGTGCTGGTGCAGAATCTGTAACTTTAACATGAATGTTTCTGATTGCAGAGGCAATAAAAGCTGGAGCAATTGCCCATCCAACCCTCCATCCTGATAGACAAGATTCAAGGTTCCAACAATGAAACAGTGAGATTCTGATAACTTTGGAGCACAAAAGAAACTTTCAGCTACATTAGAGCCTTAGAGGCAACGAAGAATGGCCCAACGCAATCTAGTAACTAGCATAGGAAAGTTAAAGAAAAAGATAGCTATGACCTGTGACACTGAACGTTTTAGATAAGGAAGATGTGATGATGGTCCGCTCTCTCATTCCTGGAAACGAGGCGAGGGATATATGCTTCTCACTGTTAAATGTTATATGTTCATATACCTGCAGAAACATTCAAAAAGAGAAATTTCCAAAAGTTAAcagtcaaaatatatatataggcttcTCACTGATTGTTtacctttatttttcttttggattaATTCCGGTTTACCTACCTGAATTTATGGTcattcttcatgttagtccctaaactttcaatttcatcaagaac contains these protein-coding regions:
- the LOC112179776 gene encoding methionine aminotransferase isoform X2 translates to MEEKRELLSSVAKSITASPIQELSHLAQRCNAINLAEGFPDFPAPSHIKDAAISAINSDFNQYRHVQGICDYVAIVMNQMHGLDVNPLTDVAICCGQTEAFAAATFAIIDKGDEVVLFDPCYETYEGCIKMAGGVPVYVPLDPPHWTLDPNKFIKSFSRRTKAVILNSPHNPTGKVFTKDELEIIAGECRTRNCLAITDEVYEHITFNSEKHISLASFPGMRERTIITSSLSKTFSVTGWRVGWAIAPAFIASAIRNIHVKVTDSAPAPFQEAALTALRSPPEYFESLRSDYESRRDYIVNLLARIGFKIHFKPQGAFFLFAEIPENCPLSDVEYVRKLIQQAGVVAVPGCGFFHADSSVEKLSQDSYNYQDRYIRFAFCKSDHTLASAAKRLGELLDAAGCLNLK
- the LOC112179776 gene encoding methionine aminotransferase isoform X1; protein product: MEEKRELLSSVAKSITASPIQELSHLAQRCNAINLAEGFPDFPAPSHIKDAAISAINSDFNQYRHVQGICDYVAIVMNQMHGLDVNPLTDVAICCGQTEAFAAATFAIIDKGDEVVLFDPCYETYEGCIKMAGGVPVYVPLDPPHWTLDPNKFIKSFSRRTKAVILNSPHNPTGKVFTKDELEIIAGECRTRNCLAITDEVYEHITFNSEKHISLASFPGMRERTIITSSLSKTFSVTGWRVGWAIAPAFIASAIRNIHVKVTDSAPAPFQEAALTALRSPPEYFESLRSVSNLYYAQDYESRRDYIVNLLARIGFKIHFKPQGAFFLFAEIPENCPLSDVEYVRKLIQQAGVVAVPGCGFFHADSSVEKLSQDSYNYQDRYIRFAFCKSDHTLASAAKRLGELLDAAGCLNLK